The window TCCGGGTGCTGGACGCCGCCGTCAACGTGGGCCGCAGCCTGCCCTTCATCATCCTGCTGGTCCTGCTGATCCCCTTCACGCGGCTGGTCACGGGCACCAGCATCGGCAGCACGGCGGCCATCGTGCCGCTGACCGTGGCGGCGATTCCCTTCGTGGACCGGCTGGTCGAGGGAGCGCTGAGGGATGTGCCCCCCGGCGTCCTAGAGGCCGCCCGCGTGGTGGGGGCCACGACTCCTCAGCTCGTCGGCAAGGTGCTGCTGCCCGAAGCCCGGCCCGCCCTGATTCACGGCTTCACGGTGACGCTGGTCAGCCTGATCGGCTCCAGTGCGATGGCCGGAGCGATCGGCGGCGGCGGGCTGGGTGACCTCGCCATCCGCTACGGCTACCAGCGCTTCGAGACGGACGTGATGGTCGCCACCGTGCTGCTGCTGCTCGTGCTGGTGCAGGGCGTGCAGTGGCTGGGCGACCGCGCCACACGCCGCGCCGATCACCGCTGACCTCCTCTTCCTGACTTCGGAGTTCCCAATGAAAACCATCCTGATTCTGTCCGTTCTCGCCCTGACCCCCTTCGCCTCTGCCGGGACCCTGCGTGTGGGCGCCACGCCCGTGCCGCACGCCGAGCTGCTGGAGTTCGTGAGGCCCACCCTCGCCAAGCAGGGCGTCAACCTCGTGATCCGCGAGTTCACCGACTACGTGCAGCCCAACCTCGCGCTGGCGGACGGCAGCATCGACGTGAACTTCTTCCAGCACCTCCCCTACCTGCAGGAGTTCCAGAAGAACCGCCCGCTGGGGCTGGTCGCCGGGGCGAAGGTGCATGTGGAGCCCATGGGCCTGTACAGCCGCCGGGTGCGGTCGCTGCGGGAGCTGCGCTCCGGGGCCACCGTCGCCCTGCCCAACGACCCCAGCAACAGCGGGCAGGCCCTGAAGCTGCTGGAGCGGGCCGGGCTGATTCGCCTCAAACCCGGCGTGGGCGTGCAGGCGACCGTGCGCGACATCACGGCCAACGTTGGGCGCCTGCGCTTCCGCGAGCTGGAAGCCGCGCAGCTTCCCCGTGCCCTGGCCGATGTGGACGCGGCGGTCATCAATACCAACTACGCGCTGGAGGCGGGACTCAACCCCCTGAAAGACGCGCTGATTTTCGAAGACCGCCGCAGTCCCTACGCGAACCTGCTCGTCGCCAAACCCTCGACCCTGAAAAACTCGGATTATCTCAAGCTGGTGCGGGTGCTCCAGAGCCCCGAGGTGAGGGCCTTTATCCTGAAGAAGTACGGGGGGGCGGTCGTCCCGGCCTTCTGAGCTGACGTTCTTCGTCCAACCACCGTTCCCAACGGTGGTTTTTAATGGGCTCACTTCGGCCGCGTGGCCTGCAGCCGCTGGTAGTGCTGCACGATCAGGGGGTCATTGGTCTGGGCGCCCCGCACGCAGGCGTCGGCCTGGGCAGCCCACTCGCGCGGCGCACAGGTCAGGGCGGCGACGGCCCATTCGAACCGGGCGCGGCCGTCCTCGGTGGCCTGCGCGAGGGGCAGGGTCGTGTGGAGCAGCGCCCGCGCCTCCTCACGCTCGCCTTGCCGGTGGAGGATGCGGGCCTCCAGGGAAGCGGCGATCACCCGCAGGCTGAGGACCGGGTGGGATGCGTTGACACGCAGGGTGTGCAGGGCCTCGCCGAGTTCGCCCAGCCGGAACTGCGCGGTGCCCAGCGACTGGTGGATGTAGGCGGTCATGCTGAAGTCCCCCTGGTCGAGCGCCTCGGCGGCGAGCATCTGGGCGCGGGCACTGTCGCCGGTCGCGTTGAGGTGCCACAGGTAGAAGGTGAGCACCCCGCAGTGGTCCTGGGCGGAGGGAGCAGCCCGCGCTGCCTGGAGGGCCAGTTCGTGCCACAGCCGCGCCGCCCGGAAGTCCTGGCGGGAATCGTGGGCGCTGGCGACCGTCGCGTACCACAGGGCGGGGGACCGCGCCGGGGCGAGGTGCGCGAGCCCCAGCAGGGCGAGGCGCTCGGCCCGCACCGGCTCTCCCGTCAGGTCCGCGAGGTACCCGGCTGTGTAGCAGATGTCGGCCTGCGGCTCCGGCGTCGCCCGCAGCGCCCTACCGCAGTACTCGCGGGCCAGGGCGTACTCGTCGCGCCCGATGGCCTGGTGGGTCAGCACGTCGAGGGCCAGCGCCGCCCCCTCGCCGCGCGGCGTCAGGTCGAGCGCGGCGCGGGCGGCGGCCTCGGCCTCGCCGGGCCGGTCCAGGCGGGCGGCCCCCAGGGCCTCCTGCCCCAGGTCCAGCGCCCGCCGGTCAGGGGACGTTCGCCGCCGGGCCGGGAGCGGCTGGAGGTGCCCCAGCAGCCGCGCCTCGGTGCGCTCGGCCCATTCCAGCCACTGCTCGGGGCCGTCCGCCCGGTGCCCGGCCATGAATTCGCGCCAGGTTCCCTCCAGCGCGAGGTCGGCCGAGGTCAGCCCCAGCACGTCGACCTCCACCCGCGCGAGGTCGAGGTGAAGCTGGTGCCCGCGCTCGGTCAACACGTCGGCGTGCTGGCCCAGCACCCGCCGCAGGGTGTAGAGGGTGGTCCGCAGGTTGTGCAGGACCCGCCCGCTCCCGCCGCTCCACAGCAGGTCCGCCACCCGCCGCCGGGGCTGGGGGCCGTCCAGCGCCAGCACCGCCAGCAGCCGCAGCGCCCGCGCCGGACAGCGCGGCCAGCCCTCCTCCACCCGTAACGCGGCCCCACCCAGCAGGCGGAGACCCAGCGGCCTGCCCTTGGACATGTCGCTTTCCCCCCACCCAGCGTAGCCGGGTCAGGGATAGGGAAAAGAGGGGAATGAGGTCGGCGACTCTTCATGAGCTTGACCTCCTGCCGTGCAGAGCGGGGAAGACGGGCAGGGCGTCCTGGAAGGTGTCAAGCGTGTCCAGTCCAGGTCGGAGGCTGGCGACGCACTCCGGGAACGAACGAGTCCCGAACAGTGCTCGCCAGGTCCAATCGGGTCAGGGTCCCGGTGTTCCTGGAGGGCTCAGCCGGACTCGCGAAGCTGCGTCGGCACAGGGAGCAGGAACAAAAATAAAATGGTCGCTGGGCCAAAGGATTGGAATCACGCCACTACAGTCCCCGGAGCTGTCCACACGCTTAATGGGGGTGGGTTAAGGAGTTGCTGCCAAGTGAAAAGTGAACCGGTGGACTGGGGCAGGGTCTTTGTCACCCCAGTCCACCGCTTTACCTGTGCCCGGCCGCGCCCCGTTCAGCGGGCGCCGGGGGGAATCGGTCGGGCACCTGGATTTCAGTAGCGCGGCAGCCCGGCGAGCCCGCCGTATTCCCGGACCAGCTTCCCGGCGTGGTCGCCGTGGACGCGCCGGACCTCCAGCCCGTACAGTTCCTGCAACTGCGGCAGCACCTCTTCCAGCGTCACCCGCGTCATCAGGGAACCGTCGAGGGGACTGTCCTGCACGTCCTTGCGGGCCGTGAAGTAGGGCACCTCGGGGTTGTGGCTGCGGAAGATATGGAGCCCCGAGCCGTCCTCCGGAATCACGAGCTGGTAGATGCGGCCCTGCTGCACCATCTCCAGCACGCGCTCCATCTCCATGACGCCCTGCTCCTGAAGCTGCTCCATCAGCCGGGCCTCGTCCTGCCGGGCGAAGTCTTCCAGCAGGGGGGGCAATCGGTCGATGATGGTCTGCTCGGGGGCGCTGCCGGTACCGACCTCCACGTTCGTCTCCCCGATCACCTCGAAGGAGGCGGTGGCGGGAATCTCGGCGCGGAACTCGGCCAGCCGGGCGACCGGCCCGACGAGGACCAGATGCTTCAGGCCACGGGCTTTCAGCTCCCCGGACAGCTCGCCCGCCGTCTCGTTGTAGAAGCGCTGTTGGAGGGCGTCGACGTGGCGCTGGTAGAGCTCGGCGCCGCTGTCGCTGCGCGGCCCGCTGCCCTGGGCGCTGAAGCCACTGCCGTCCTGGGCACGGGCGGCGCCAGGAGCGCCGGGCACGGCGGTGGTGGATTCGGTGTAGTTGTCGCGCTCCAGGTCCTCCAGCTCGGTGTTGCGCTCGCGGCGCACCTCGGTCAGCTCGCCCTGGTCGAAGACGAAGAGCCGCGCCCAGTCGCGGTCGACCGCCAGCACCCCCACGCGGGGCAGGGCGTGGGCCGCGTTCTCGACCAGGGTCGGGAGGGGCCGCCCGAAATGGAAGCGCTCGGGCAAGTCGAGTTGCACGTCGAAGCGTTCGTCCACGTCCTCGCCCAGCACGTACACGGCACTCTTGCCACGGGCCTCGCGGGCACGGGCCACGTCGTCGAGCAACCGCCCGGCCAGGGTGGGCGGCACCCCAAGGTCGTTCAGGGCGCTCTTGACGCGGGTGGTGAGGGCGTCGCCGTGGTTGTCCTGATCGGCGGGGTTGACGTGGACCACCGCCATCAGGACTGAGCCGTTCTCGGGCAGGCTGCGGATACGCTTGAGGTCGTCGGGCGTGATCATGGGGCCTCCTTGCCGGGTGAGGCGGCGTCAGAGCCAAGGAGTCAGTGGGGGCGTCCGCCTCTTCCACCCCGACCCTAACGCGGCCCCCGGTCAGGAACCTGAGCCGGGCCTTAAGGAGCGTCGGCGGCGGCCAGCCCCAGCGCCCGTGCCAGATACGGGGCTGTCCGGCTTTCCTCCGCCCGCACCACCTCCTCCGGCGTGCCCTCGGCCACGACCTGCCCGCCCGCCTCGCCCGCGCCGGGACCGATGTCAAGAACCCAGTCGCTGACGGTCACCACGCCCAGGTCGTGCTCGACGGCGATCACGGTGTGCCCCGCGTCCACCAGCCGCCCGAGCTGCCGGGTCAGCCGCTCCACGTCGGCGGGATGCAAGCCGGTGGTGGGCTCGTCGAGGACGTAGACCGCGTGTCCCCGCCCGGCCCGCTGCAACTCGGTCGCCAGCTTGATGCGCTGCGCCTCGCCGCCCGAGAGTTCGGTCGCGGGCTGCCCCAGCCGCAGGTACCCCAGCCCCACCTCGCGCAGGGTGTCCAGCGCCCGGAAGACGGCCGGGTCGTCCCGGAAAAACTCCCAGGCCGCGTCCACCGTCATCCCCAGCACGTCGGCGATGTTCTTTCCCCGCTCCTTGACCTCCAGCGTTTGGGCGTTGTAGCGCGTGCCGTGGCACACCGGACAGGGCGCGTACACGCTGGGCAGGAACAGCAGTTCGACCATCACCCACCCTTCGCCCTGGCAGTGCTCGCAGCGCCCGCCCTTCACGTTGAAGGAAAAGCGGCCCGGCCCGTACCCGCGTTCCCGCGCGAGCGGCGTCGCGGCGAACAGCTTGCGGACGTGATCGAAGAGGCCCGTGTACGTCGCCAGGTTGCTGCGCGGCGTGCGCCCGATGGGTTTCTGGTCCACCCGGACGAGG is drawn from Deinococcus terrestris and contains these coding sequences:
- a CDS encoding MetQ/NlpA family ABC transporter substrate-binding protein yields the protein MKTILILSVLALTPFASAGTLRVGATPVPHAELLEFVRPTLAKQGVNLVIREFTDYVQPNLALADGSIDVNFFQHLPYLQEFQKNRPLGLVAGAKVHVEPMGLYSRRVRSLRELRSGATVALPNDPSNSGQALKLLERAGLIRLKPGVGVQATVRDITANVGRLRFRELEAAQLPRALADVDAAVINTNYALEAGLNPLKDALIFEDRRSPYANLLVAKPSTLKNSDYLKLVRVLQSPEVRAFILKKYGGAVVPAF
- a CDS encoding baeRF10 domain-containing protein translates to MITPDDLKRIRSLPENGSVLMAVVHVNPADQDNHGDALTTRVKSALNDLGVPPTLAGRLLDDVARAREARGKSAVYVLGEDVDERFDVQLDLPERFHFGRPLPTLVENAAHALPRVGVLAVDRDWARLFVFDQGELTEVRRERNTELEDLERDNYTESTTAVPGAPGAARAQDGSGFSAQGSGPRSDSGAELYQRHVDALQQRFYNETAGELSGELKARGLKHLVLVGPVARLAEFRAEIPATASFEVIGETNVEVGTGSAPEQTIIDRLPPLLEDFARQDEARLMEQLQEQGVMEMERVLEMVQQGRIYQLVIPEDGSGLHIFRSHNPEVPYFTARKDVQDSPLDGSLMTRVTLEEVLPQLQELYGLEVRRVHGDHAGKLVREYGGLAGLPRY